A single Cannabis sativa cultivar Pink pepper isolate KNU-18-1 chromosome 7, ASM2916894v1, whole genome shotgun sequence DNA region contains:
- the LOC133039923 gene encoding uncharacterized protein LOC133039923 encodes MESLRALIQQWTYTNRKKAQKTTTFLTPTAEKKLVDNFVESLTENVKPINETMFEVIELTRSWVINLKEKTCSCNRFQLDELPCAHALAVIKEMNLNVYNYCSGYYTTRTWLETYSGSTYPVHNHTTWDVPQNIKDIIVLPPNQKIRSGRPRKRRFLSEWDTKKHNRCGKCGQHGHNRKTCNNQAIK; translated from the exons atggagtcattgagagcattgattcaacaatggacatacacaaacaggaaaaaagcacagaaaacaacaacatttttaacacctacagcagaaaagaaattagtcgacaactttgtggaatcattgacagaaaat GTAAAACCAATAAACGAGACCATGTTCGAAGTCATTGAACTAACCAGATCATGGGTCATCAACCTCAAGGAGAAAACATGCAGTTGCAACAGATTCCAACTTGATGAGTTACCGTgtgctcatgcgcttgctgttataaaagagatgaacttgaatgtttacaactactgttcgggttattacaccacgcgaacatggcttgaaacatacaGCGGCTCAACATATCCGGTACATAATCACACAACTTGGGATGTGccacaaaacataaaagatatcattgttctgccaccaaaccaaaaaataagatccggaagaccaaggaaacgaaggtttttatctgaatgggatacaaaaaaacataacaggtgcGGCAAATGTGGACAACACGGACACAATcgaaagacatgcaacaatcaagcaataaaatag
- the LOC133039788 gene encoding uncharacterized protein LOC133039788 has protein sequence MAITRSSSSPSPVLKKKSKMGKKSLANKSKGKRPIIDDFDSDFEAPMPKRVKPTSSKKSKLNLEESSLPEISGKKFQKSITHSEDRTEVMCFVFVFGVFNHSSFGTFGHFLDMPEFVFHPQVVHSLLLREVLQPNPKEFWAKVAGRCIRFSAEEFYLISCFLLSNTPDKEVSRFVLDVVDSGRWDEYCWGRESFELTIDSFKGRIEHGIIMKNRKLKIKNMRPTDEERQLQLDGLFLDESIDERGVAKQSFEGGSSSKKSDSADIDWMKSKLEMLSSNQSSLAEDFISLRCFVDFNFKSVMTVIKDIQEKVNAIHRRPSDEGKSSDELVTQDSDDDPDDDDDDDDAEDDDKQFPDPENIDSDSDDGGELVKVGGDADDADKAVTAVPSADVNPSEDVGGSDKNVKDVEKPKGDESRLKGDDFFDGLSQLVIDDDQVVLAGLEAVAKINVSLLLIVFKKTRFLFGCSLVSSMFCNCFNAFFIF, from the exons ATGGCAATCACTCGGTCATCTTCATCCCCTTCTCCAGTTCTCAAAAAGAAATCAAAAATGGGCAAGAAATCTTTGGCCAACAAATCCAAGGGTAAACGCCCAATCATTGATGAttttgattctgattttgaagCTCCCATGCCGAAGCGTGTGAAACCCACTTCTTCGAAGAAATCGAAGCTGAACTTGGAGGAGTCCTCGCTTCCAGAAATTTCtgggaaaaaatttcaaaaatctatTACACATTCTGAAGATCGGACTGAG gttatgtgttttgttttcgTTTTTGGTGTTTTCAATCATTCTTC GTTTGGGACT TTTGGGCATTTTCTGGATATGCCTGAGTTTGTTTTTCACCCACAAGTCGTTCATAGTTTACTACTAAGGGAAGTTTTACAGCCTAATCCTAAGGAGTTTTGGGCTAAGGTTGCTGGCCGTTGCATACGGTTTAGTGCCGAAGAATTTTACCTTATTTCG tgttttcttcttagcaatACTCCTGACAAAGAAGTGTCTAGGTTTGTTCTAGATGTAGTTGATAGCGGTCGGTGGGAtgagtattgttggggtagggaATCATTTGAATTGACAATTGACTCATTCAAAGGTCGGATTGAGCATGGGatcattatgaaaaatagaaag TTGAAGATAAAAAACATGCGTCCTACTGATGAAGAGAGGCAGCTTCAACTTGACGGTCTATTTCTCGatgaatctattgatgaacGTGGTGTAGCGAAGCAATCCTTCGAGGGTGGCTCATCTTCAAAGAAGTCTGATTCAGCAGATATTGATTGGATGAAATCTAAGCTGGAGATGCTCAGTTCGAATCAATCATCATTGGCCGAGGACTTCATTTCGttgaggtgttttgttgattttaatttcaaatccgtaatgactgtaattaaggatatccaagagaaggttaatgccattcatcgtcgtccttctgacgag GGAAAGTCATCGGATGAATTAGTAACtcaagattctgatgatgatcctgatgatgatgatgatgatgatgatgccgaGGATGATGACAAGCAATTTCCTGATCCagaaaatattgattccgactccgacgatggtggtgagttggttaaagttggTGGGGATGCTGATGATGCTGACAAGGCTGTTACTGCTGTCCCTTCTGCTGATGTGAATCCTTCTGAGGATGTTGGAGGGAGTGATAAAAATGTTAAGGATGTTGAGAAGCCGAAGGGCGATGAGTCTCGATTGAAGGGGGACGATTTCTTTGATGGATTGAGCCAGCTTGTAATAGATGATGATCAAGTTGTGTTGGCTGGCTTGGAGGCTGTTGCTAAAATCAATGTaagtttacttttaattgttttcaaaaaaactaggtttctttttggttgctcATTAGTTTCTAGTATGTTTTGCAACTGTTTTAAtgcattctttattttttag
- the LOC115696772 gene encoding glutathione S-transferase 3-like, with amino-acid sequence MSKTSSDEVVILDCWASPFCVRVKIALNEKGIEYEAREENLFGGKSELLLNSNPIYQKVPVLLHNGKPLSESTIIVDYIDHTWNSTSPLLPSSPYDVAQARFWADFIDKKVFEAGRKIWTGQTDEVVEVAKKDFIEILKQLEELALADKAFFGGESFGYVDILAVALTSWFYTFEQFGGFKVEDHCPKLSAWINRCYQRDTVSKVSPDPIKIYEFVAMLRKKMLGIE; translated from the exons ATGAGCAAAACAAGTAGTGATGAAGTGGTAATTTTGGATTGTTGGGCAAGCCCATTTTGTGTAAGAGTGAAAATAGCTTTGAATGAGAAAGGTATTGAATATGAAGCAAGAGAAGAGAATTTGTTTGGAGGAAAGAGTGAATTGTTGCTTAATTCAAACCCAATTTACCAAAAAGTCCCTGTCCTATTGCACAATGGCAAACCTTTGTCTGAGTCAACCATTATTGTTGACTATATTGATCACACTTGGAATTCTACTTCTCCATTGCTCCCATCTTCACCATATGATGTAGCTCAAGCTAGGTTTTGGGCTGACTTCATTGACAAAAag GTATTTGAAGCGGGGAGGAAAATATGGACCGGCCAAACTGATGAAGTCGTAGAAGTGGCTAAGAAGGACTTCATAGAAATTCTAAAACAACTTGAAGAATTAGCCCTAGCTGATAAAGCCTTCTTCGGGGGAGAGTCGTTCGGGTACGTTGACATCTTGGCCGTAGCCCTAACAAGCTGGTTCTACACTTTTGAGCAATTCGGAGGATTTAAGGTGGAGGATCACTGCCCTAAACTCTCAGCTTGGATCAACAGATGTTACCAAAGAGACACTGTTTCAAAAGTTAGTCCTGACCCAATAAAGATCTATGAGTTTGTTGccatgttgaggaaaaagatgctaggaattgaataa
- the LOC115697176 gene encoding mannosyl-oligosaccharide 1,2-alpha-mannosidase MNS3 gives MSSKYLPYSNKDINRYDNAKFRHRSFFKVMTRSLLNSNMKRNCLSCSMGKFLMLLMILGVACLMLIHSSPAQSVDGLGKHISNTGEGKITSFGGSKLGRLLRKPPRLPPRLPPANSTSGHSSNLDSKWIDRQQSVKKAFLHAWLGYKKYAMGYDELMPVSQHGVDGLGGLGATIVDALDTAMIMGANEVVSEASGWVETQLSSRISQKGQVNLFETTIRVLGGLLSAYHLSPVEAGINSTSKAIYLETAKNLADRLLSAFTSSPTAVPYSDVVLHDSSSHPAPGGLSSTSEVSTLQLEFNYLSTLSGDPKYSIAAMKVLEHLKTLPKVEGLVPIYISPHTGEFSGDNIRLGSRGDSYYEYLLKVWLQKGASRDSNLTYLHDMYEEAMKGVRHLLVRKTIPKGLVFVGELPYGPKGGFSPKMDHLVCFLSGNLALGATKGLTKEKAMRDNLLNFEDLENLKLAEDLAKTCFEMYSVTSTGLAPEIAYFHTEEFSEGGLDGGNKNAEYVNDIIIKPADRHNLLRPETVESLFILYRITEDPKYREWGWQIFEAFEKFTRVESGGYTSLDDVTTVHPPRRDKMETFFLGETLKYLYLLFGDSSVIPLDKYVFNTEAHPIPIEGAIMTE, from the exons ATGTCGTCCAAGTACTTGCCTTACTCCAACAAAGATATCAACCGCTATGACAACGCCAAGTTCCGTCATCGTTCCTTTTTCAAG GTCATGACACGAAGTCTTCTTAACAGCAATATGAAGCGTAATTGCTTAAGTTGTAGTATGGGCAAGTTTCTAATGTTACTGATGATATTAGGTGTAGCATGTCTTATGCTGATTCATTCAAGTCCTGCACAGTCTGTTGATGGACTAGGAAAACATATCAGTAATACAGGGGAAGGTAAGATTACTTCCTTCGGTGGCAGCAAACTAGGAAGGCTCTTGAGAAAACCACCCAGGCTTCCTCCTCGTTTACCTCCTGCAAATAGTACTAGTGGTCATAGTTCGAATTTAGATTCCAAATGGATAGATAGGCAACAGAGTGTTAAGAAAGCTTTTCTCCATGCATGGTTAGGCTATAAAAAGTATGCAATGGGTTATGATGAACTTATGCCTGTGTCTCAGCATGGAGTTGATGGATTAGGTGGGCTTGGTGCTACTATTGTGGATGCCCTTGATACTGCCATGATAATGGGTGCCAATGAAGTTGTTTCTGAAGCAAGCGGATGGGTTGAAACACAACTTTCAAGTAGGATTAGTCAAAAAGGGCAAGTCAATTTATTTGAAACTACCATTCGTGTTTTAGGGGGTCTCTTAAGTGCATATCATCTGAGTCCTGTAGAAGCAGGGATAAACTCCACATCTAAAGCTATTTACCTAGAAACTGCTAAAAACCTTGCAGATCGTCTGCTATCTGCTTTTACTTCCAGCCCGACTGCTGTTCCCTATAGTGATGTTGTTTTGCACGATTCATCTTCTCATCCTGCTCCTGGGGGGTTGAGCAGTACGTCTGAGGTTTCTACTTTACAGCTTGAGTTTAATTATCTCAGTACTCTTTCTGGTGATCCAAAGTACTCTATAGCAGCCATGAAGGTCTTGGAACACTTAAAGACTCTCCCAAAGGTGGAAGGACTAGTCCCCATTTATATAAG TCCTCATACTGGTGAGTTTAGTGGAGATAATATAAGGCTTGGATCTCGCGGTGATAGCTACTATGAGTATCTACTGAAAGTTTGGCTTCAAAAGGGAGCTAGTAGAGACAGTAATTTGACATATCTTCATGATATGTATGAGGAAGCAATGAAGGGTGTTAGACATCTACTTGTTCGCAAAACAATCCCCAAAGGACTGGTTTTTGTAGGGGAATTGCCATATGGACCTAAAGGTGGTTTTAGTCCAAAAATGGATCACCTG GTATGCTTTTTGTCAGGTAATCTTGCCCTTGGTGCCACTAAAGGTCTTACTAAAGAAAAAGCTATGAGAGACAACTTGCTCAACTTTGAAGACCTGGAAAATTTAAAGCTTGCAGAAGATTTGGCCAAAACCTGCTTTGAGATGTATTCAGTAACCTCTACTGGTCTTGCTCCAGAAATAGCGTACTTTCACACAGAG GAATTCTCTGAAGGAGGTCTTGACGGTGGCAACAAGAATGCGGAATATGTGAACGACATAATTATCAAACCTGCTGATCGCCATAATCTCTTACGGCCTGAAACTGTTGaatcattatttattttgtatcgTATTACAGAGGATCCAAA ATATCGTGAGTGGGGTTGGCAGATTTTTGAAGCGTTTGAGAAATTCACAAGAGTTGAAAGTGGTGGATACACTTCTCTGGATGATGTTACTACGGTTCATCCTCCTAGAAGGGACAAAATGGAGACGTTCTTTTTGGGCGAGACACTAAAGTACTTGTATTTATTGTTTGGAGACAGCTCTGTTATTCCACTGGATAAGTATGTATTTAACACAGAAGCTCACCCCATTCCAATTGAAGGTGCTATCATGACAGAATAG
- the LOC115697175 gene encoding potassium channel KAT1 — MSFSCTKNFFRRFCTDEFQMGSLQSSFFSSDLLPSLGARINQTTQLRKYIVSPFNPSYRAWEIFLVVLVVYSAWICPFEFAFLPYKKDDALFVIDNIINGFFAIDIFLTFFVAYLDSHTYLLIDNPKKIAIRYLCTWFIFDVCSTAPFQSISLLFSNHHGSELGFKLLNMLRLWRLRRVSSLFARLEKDIRFNYFWTRCTKLITVTLFAVHLAGCINYLIADRYPNPSQTWIGAVNPNFKRDSLWNRYVASIYWSITTLTTTGYGDLHAENPREMLFYILYMLFNLGLTSYLIGNMTNLVVHWTSRTRNFRDTIRAASEFAQRNHLPPRVQDQMLSHLCLRFKTEGLKQQETLNSLPKAIRSSIAYHLFLPTVQKAYLFKGVSQDFIFQLVSEMEAEYFPPKEDVILQNEAPTDLYILVSGAVEFISNTPGHDQVIGKAHSGDTFGEIGVLCYRPQPFTVRTTELAQILRLNITPLMNIIQANTEDGHIIMNNFFMKMKGQENLGYENPHLDPELIINEWSEGVGQAEECCSYMGCSDTIQEDVVIQEEMNGHFKGPKKKEKSVTGSSLCVNSMTDNGRTAHQAAVSKEHLEVVKNLLGGGSSTSISDSRGWTPKALAEQQGNKSICELLLSYENRKSNEHRIQFLVPEAGESTSQLKKAETDSHIRTSSSSGNQKGKETMRKRVTIHMQFQNSITHHRQHGKLIILPDSIDELFKVAGEKFGSSKPVKIINAENAEIDDISVIRDGDHLFLLINDNENIDLELR, encoded by the exons atgTCGTTTTCTTGCACAAAAAACTTCTTTAGGCGTTTCTGTACTGATGAGTTCCAAATGGGAAGCCTTCAAAGCAGTTTCTTCTCTAGTGATCTGTTACCATCACTTGGAGCAAGAATTAATCAGACTACCCAACTTCGTAAATACATTGTTTCTCCTTTCAATCCCAGCTATAG AGCTTGGGAGATATTTCTTGTTGTTCTTGTGGTTTACTCTGCTTGGATATGCCCCTTTGAGTTTGCATTCCTGCCATATAAAAAAGATGATGCTTTATTCGTAATAGACAACATTATCAATGGCTTCTTCGCCATTGACATCTTCCTTACTTTCTTCGTAGCATACCTCGATAGCCACACATATCTTCTTATTGATAATCCAAAGAAGATTGCAATTAG gTACCTATGTACCTGGTTCATTTTCGATGTTTGCTCTACTGCCCCGTTTCAATCCATTAGCCTTCTTTTCTCAAATCATCATGGTAGTGAACTTGGTTTTAAACTCCTTAACATGCTCAGGCTCTGGCGTCTCAGACGAGTCAGCTCTCTCTTTGCAAG ACTTGAGAAAGATATCCGCTTCAACTATTTCTGGACTCGCTGCACAAAACTTATTACG GTGACCCTTTTCGCAGTACACTTGGCCGGATGTATTAACTATTTGATAGCAGACAGATATCCGAATCCAAGCCAGACATGGATCGGTGCAGTGAACCCGAATTTCAAAAGAGATAGTCTTTGGAACAGATATGTAGCTTCAATTTACTGGTCCATCACAACACTAACCACCACAGGTTATGGAGATTTGCATGCTGAAAATCCAAGGGAAATGCTTTTTTATATCCTATACATGCTTTTCAATTTGGGATTAACATCTTACCTCATTGGGAACATGACAAACTTGGTTGTTCACTGGACCAGCCGCACCAGAAACTTC AGAGATACAATCAGAGCAGCTTCAGAATTTGCTCAAAGAAATCACTTGCCTCCTAGAGTACAAGATCAAATGTTGTCACACTTATGTCTAAGGTTCAAAACAGAAGGACTAAAACAACAAGAAACCTTAAACAGTTTACCAAAGGCCATACGTTCAAGTATTGCTTACCATTTATTCTTACCAACAGTGCAGAAAGCATATCTCTTCAAAGGAGTTTCTCAAGATTTCATATTCCAATTG gttTCAGAGATGGAGGCAGAGTACTTCCCACCTAAAGAAGACGTAATTTTGCAGAACGAGGCTCCAACCGATCTCTATATTCTGGTCTCAGGAGCAGTG GAATTCATATCCAATACTCCTGGACATGATCAA GTTATTGGAAAAGCACATTCAGGAgatacatttggagaaattggAGTTTTATGTTACAGACCACAACCGTTTACAGTTAGGACAACTGAGCTTGCTCAAATATTACGGCTCAATATAACACCACTGATGAATATCATACAAGCAAATACAGAAGATGGCCATATCAtaatgaataattttttcatg AAAATGAAAGGGCAAGAGAACTTGGGATATGAAAACCCACATTTAGATCCTGAATTGATCATCAACGAGTGGTCTGAAGGCGTAGGACAAGCAGAAGAATGCTGTTCTTACATGGGGTGTAGCGATACTATACAAGAGGATGTAGTAATACAGGAGGAAATGAATGGGCATTTCAAAGGgccaaagaaaaaagagaagagTGTTACAGGCTCTTCATTGTGTGTGAACTCTATGACAGATAATGGTCGAACGGCTCATCAAGCTGCTGTCAGCAAGGAGCATCTTGAGGTTGTTAAGAATTTACTTGGAGGAGGATCAAGTACGAGCATATCGGACAGCAGAGGATGGACGCCTAAAGCTTTGGCAGAACAGCAAGGAAATAAAAGCATATGTGAACTCTTACTAAGTTATGAAAATAGAAAATCGAATGAACATAGAATACAGTTTTTGGTGCCCGAAGCAGGTGAAAGCACTTCCCAATTGAAAAAGGCAGAGACAGACTCACATATAAGAACTTCTAGCTCGTCTGGAAACCAGAAGGGAAAAGAAACAATGAGGAAAAGAGTCACTATCCACATGCAGTTTCAAAACAGTATTACACATCACCGGCAACATGGAAAGTTAATAATCCTACCTGACTCAATTGACGAGCTGTTCAAGGTTGCTG GTGAAAAGTTCGGAAGCAGCAAACCTGTGAAAATCATCAATGCAGAGAATGCTGAAATTGATGACATAAGTGTCATCCGGGATGGTGATCACCTGTTTCTACTTATCAACGATAATGAGAATATAGATCTTGAATTGAGGTGA